The DNA sequence AGGTATCTGCTCATTCGACGGTCTCCTCAGTTTTGTTCCCGAGTTCCTGTCCATCACTTCTGTAAGGGGTTGAGCAGGAAACTGCTATGGCTCACTTCACGGTCTCTCGTTCTCCCCAGGCTAAAAGGAAGCGGGGGCCTGATACTCACCCGACGAGTAGAAGACCTGTGGGAGCTTCACCCGTCCTTCGACATTGTGGTCAACTGTTCAGGCCTTGGAAGCAGGCAGCTTGCAGGAGACCCGAAGATTTTCCCAGTGAGGGGTCAAGTGCTCAAAGTGCAGGCTCCCTGGGTGAAGCATTTTATCCGAGATGGGAGTGGGCTGACATACATTTACCCTGGTATATCCAACGTAACCCTAGGTGGAACTAGACAAAAAGGAGACTGGAATCTGTCCCCAGATGCAGAAATTAGCAAAGGGATTCTTTCCCGATGCTGTGCCCTCGAGCCCTCTCTCCATGGAGCCTGTGACATAAGGGAGAAGGTGGGCTTGAGGCCCACCAGGCCAGGTGTGCGGCTGGAGAAAGAGCTCTTAGCCCAGGGCAGCCGGAGGCTGCCTGTGGTCCATCACTACGGCCACGGTAGTGGGGGCATAGCCATGCACTGGGGCACTGCCCTGGAGGCCGCCAGGCTGGTGAGCGAGTGTGCCCAAGCCCTCAGGACCCCTGCTCCCAAATCAAAGCTGTAGGCATGAAATGACAGCAAATGGCCCCAGAAACtattaatcaaaatataatttaa is a window from the Balaenoptera musculus isolate JJ_BM4_2016_0621 chromosome 12, mBalMus1.pri.v3, whole genome shotgun sequence genome containing:
- the DDO gene encoding D-aspartate oxidase isoform X3 codes for the protein MTEDELKKFPQHVFGQAFTTLKCEGPAYLPWLEKRLKGSGGLILTRRVEDLWELHPSFDIVVNCSGLGSRQLAGDPKIFPVRGQVLKVQAPWVKHFIRDGSGLTYIYPGISNVTLGGTRQKGDWNLSPDAEISKGILSRCCALEPSLHGACDIREKVGLRPTRPGVRLEKELLAQGSRRLPVVHHYGHGSGGIAMHWGTALEAARLVSECAQALRTPAPKSKL
- the DDO gene encoding D-aspartate oxidase isoform X2; its protein translation is MDTVRIAAVGAGVVGLSTAVCISKLVPRCSITVISDQFTPETTSDVAAGMLIPPVYPDTPIHKQKQWFKETFDHLFAIANSAEAEDAGVLLVSGWQIFRSIPTEEVPFWADVVLGFRKMTEDELKKFPQHVFGQAFTTLKCEGPAYLPWLEKRLKGSGGLILTRRVEDLWELHPSFDIVVNCSGLGSRQLAGDPKIFPVRGQVLKVQAPWVKHFIRDGSGLTYIYPGISNVTLGGTRQKGDWNLSPDAEISKGILSRCCALEPSLHGACDIREKVGLRPTRPGVRLEKELLAQGSRRLPVVHHYGHGSGGIAMHWGTALEAARLVSECAQALRTPAPKSKL